A window of Streptomyces sp. SAI-127 contains these coding sequences:
- a CDS encoding SDR family oxidoreductase has product MSIVVTGATGHLGRHVVEQLLEKVPAEQITAVVRTPEKAAGLAAKGVKIAVADYNSPETFDKVFAAGDKVLLISGNEFDKGRPAQHQVVIDAAKAADVALLAYTSAPGSLTAALADDHRATEEALLASGVTYSLLRNGWYNENYTENLAPVLEHGAVVQAAGDGRVSSASRADYAAAAVAVLTGEGHENTTYELGGDEPWGFAEYAAELSKQTGKEIAYNAVSVEAYTGILTGVGLPAPLAATLAGVDASIEKGELVVSSGDLSRLTGRPATPIAESIAVALKG; this is encoded by the coding sequence ATGAGCATCGTCGTCACCGGAGCCACCGGACACCTCGGCCGCCACGTCGTCGAGCAGCTGCTCGAGAAGGTCCCGGCCGAGCAGATCACCGCCGTCGTCCGCACCCCGGAGAAGGCCGCCGGCCTCGCCGCCAAGGGCGTGAAGATAGCGGTCGCCGACTACAACAGCCCCGAGACCTTCGACAAGGTCTTCGCGGCCGGCGACAAGGTGCTGCTGATCTCCGGCAACGAGTTCGACAAGGGACGCCCCGCCCAGCACCAGGTCGTCATCGACGCCGCCAAGGCCGCGGACGTGGCCCTCCTCGCGTACACCAGCGCCCCGGGCAGCCTCACGGCCGCGCTCGCGGACGACCACCGGGCCACCGAGGAGGCCCTCCTCGCCTCCGGCGTGACCTACTCGCTGCTGCGCAACGGCTGGTACAACGAGAACTACACCGAGAACCTCGCCCCCGTCCTGGAGCACGGTGCCGTGGTACAGGCCGCCGGCGACGGTCGCGTCTCCTCCGCCTCGCGCGCCGACTACGCGGCCGCCGCCGTGGCCGTGCTGACCGGCGAGGGACACGAGAACACGACGTACGAGCTGGGCGGCGACGAGCCCTGGGGCTTCGCGGAGTACGCGGCCGAGCTCAGCAAGCAGACCGGCAAGGAGATCGCCTACAACGCCGTCTCCGTCGAGGCCTACACCGGGATCCTGACGGGCGTAGGACTGCCGGCCCCGCTCGCCGCGACCCTCGCGGGTGTCGACGCCTCCATCGAGAAGGGTGAGCTGGTCGTCTCCTCCGGTGACCTGTCCCGGCTGACCGGCCGTCCGGCCACCCCGATCGCCGAGTCGATCGCGGTCGCGCTCAAGGGCTGA
- a CDS encoding DUF6082 family protein → MKRRQMIFANRQYGNLLMAHRVGVYNWDELVGHLRVLCRNELFAEYWDRTDEHRRSLPTDSTEARVGAVVDVMIEELGDDPERWWVVGPGPQGSGLGP, encoded by the coding sequence GTGAAGCGCCGTCAGATGATCTTCGCCAATCGGCAGTACGGGAATCTGCTCATGGCTCACCGGGTCGGTGTGTACAACTGGGACGAACTCGTCGGGCATCTGCGAGTGCTCTGCCGCAACGAACTGTTCGCAGAGTACTGGGACCGCACAGATGAGCATCGCAGGTCGCTGCCTACGGACTCGACGGAGGCGAGGGTCGGAGCGGTGGTGGACGTGATGATCGAAGAACTGGGCGACGATCCTGAGCGGTGGTGGGTGGTGGGGCCAGGGCCGCAGGGGTCAGGGCTGGGGCCCTGA
- a CDS encoding DUF6082 family protein: MTVPNQGEWLAELLRQVAQQLGRMADGYDRIATELHRANLIKLQSVFVERLDRAIDDPTLALSSITGLSDEKRRQMLNANAQYSLILMAHRVGHIDRSELLGYLKVLHGNDAFAEYWERSAAARGNLPSDSFEARVGRAVDAIMDERLEDIEEWWVVGPEADGA, translated from the coding sequence ATGACGGTACCGAACCAGGGTGAGTGGCTGGCAGAGCTGCTTCGGCAGGTTGCCCAGCAGCTCGGCCGGATGGCAGACGGCTACGACCGGATCGCCACCGAACTGCATCGGGCAAACCTGATCAAGCTGCAAAGTGTCTTCGTGGAGCGTCTGGACCGGGCGATCGACGACCCAACGCTCGCTTTGAGCAGCATCACCGGCTTGTCCGACGAGAAGCGCCGGCAGATGCTCAACGCCAATGCACAGTACTCGCTCATCCTGATGGCTCACCGGGTCGGACACATCGATCGAAGTGAACTCCTCGGATATCTGAAGGTGTTACACGGCAACGACGCCTTCGCGGAGTACTGGGAGCGGTCGGCTGCGGCACGCGGGAACCTCCCCTCGGATTCCTTCGAGGCCCGGGTCGGCAGGGCGGTCGACGCCATCATGGATGAGCGACTCGAGGACATTGAGGAGTGGTGGGTGGTGGGCCCGGAGGCTGATGGGGCATGA
- a CDS encoding helix-turn-helix domain-containing protein produces MAVSAQMKTLEMSGEAMCPHRLVLEHVTSRWGVLVLIQLLDRPHRFSELRRAIGGFGRDVSEKMLTQTLQTLERDGLVHRDAKPVIPPRVDYSLTDLGREAAEQVRGLAEWTARRMAAVQEAREVYDARKRGSEQG; encoded by the coding sequence ATGGCAGTAAGTGCTCAGATGAAGACCCTGGAGATGTCGGGCGAGGCGATGTGCCCCCACCGCCTCGTCCTGGAACACGTGACGAGCCGATGGGGCGTCCTGGTCCTGATCCAGCTCCTCGACCGCCCGCACCGCTTCAGCGAACTCCGCCGGGCGATCGGCGGCTTCGGCCGCGACGTCAGCGAGAAGATGCTGACCCAGACCCTCCAGACCCTGGAGCGGGACGGCCTGGTCCACCGGGACGCCAAGCCGGTGATCCCCCCGAGGGTCGACTACTCGCTGACCGACCTCGGCCGCGAGGCGGCGGAACAGGTGCGCGGGCTGGCGGAGTGGACCGCGAGGAGGATGGCTGCGGTGCAGGAGGCGCGGGAGGTGTACGACGCGCGGAAGAGGGGCTCTGAGCAGGGGTGA